One genomic region from Terriglobus aquaticus encodes:
- a CDS encoding vWA domain-containing protein, whose product MRRSASYVGMVRSALGVAAAGVTLCLGALAQAVPAAPKPTTLHAVGQPVLVDCAPVTMSPCMSAVVTPAAATGMPAPVQLPPAAQLASAFRVTGPAGDVTPFYASLGAGPDAADHTNVVLLMIDISGSMNDKLANGQTRFEAAKSAIAQFVDGMQEGSDRIAIVPFESHNVVSTIHGAVYASRKSDAQDQLKALPTPASKNNTALYQAVFTGEESLHNEVESLRHEGVSTGVQPHLILMTDGKNEVLPGDDPQLLNGDLGLQQAAAQVHASHMDTIGIGFGDRAQIDAAALQRLSTRFFYAADATQLLGALHVSRSAVSHAITLTWLLPENSRVALAGRDQQWVPTLRMEEGSTLTGEPLRLLVPATAPPVFDRKASADELNTLYATRPEVNSGWALVLTHGLLYVAAALLLLLLWFWVPRLIWADEMMGVPDRKQRWRSERAATETGLRPGVKAASAVQVRSASLPEGFAPETANSSPLQRSAAQVTQIQSRGEFSRTRLNVDR is encoded by the coding sequence ATGCGGCGATCTGCTTCGTATGTCGGCATGGTCCGATCGGCGCTCGGTGTAGCCGCCGCTGGCGTGACGCTGTGCTTGGGCGCATTGGCGCAGGCGGTACCAGCCGCTCCGAAGCCGACGACGCTGCATGCCGTGGGTCAACCGGTGCTTGTCGATTGCGCTCCGGTGACGATGTCGCCGTGCATGTCTGCGGTGGTCACGCCCGCGGCCGCCACGGGTATGCCTGCGCCGGTGCAATTGCCGCCTGCAGCGCAGCTTGCTTCAGCGTTCCGAGTCACCGGTCCTGCAGGAGACGTGACGCCCTTCTATGCGTCCCTGGGTGCGGGACCGGATGCTGCCGACCACACCAACGTGGTGCTGCTGATGATCGATATCAGCGGCAGCATGAACGACAAGCTGGCCAACGGCCAGACACGGTTTGAGGCGGCCAAGTCAGCCATTGCGCAGTTTGTGGACGGGATGCAGGAAGGCTCGGACCGCATTGCGATCGTGCCGTTCGAAAGCCATAACGTGGTCTCGACCATTCACGGCGCGGTGTACGCCTCTCGCAAGAGCGACGCGCAGGACCAGTTGAAGGCGCTGCCTACGCCAGCCTCAAAGAACAACACGGCGCTGTACCAGGCGGTGTTTACCGGCGAGGAAAGCCTGCACAACGAGGTGGAGAGCCTTCGGCACGAGGGCGTGAGCACCGGTGTACAGCCGCACCTGATCCTGATGACGGACGGCAAGAATGAAGTGCTGCCCGGAGATGACCCGCAATTGCTGAACGGGGATCTCGGCCTGCAGCAGGCCGCCGCACAGGTGCACGCGTCGCACATGGACACCATCGGCATCGGCTTTGGGGATCGCGCACAGATTGATGCTGCCGCGTTGCAGCGGCTGTCGACACGGTTCTTCTATGCCGCCGACGCGACGCAGTTGCTGGGCGCTCTGCACGTGTCCCGCTCAGCGGTCAGCCATGCCATCACCCTGACGTGGCTCTTGCCGGAGAACAGCCGTGTGGCTCTGGCGGGGCGCGATCAGCAGTGGGTACCCACGCTGCGGATGGAGGAAGGGTCGACGCTGACCGGCGAACCGCTGCGCCTGCTGGTGCCCGCCACCGCACCACCCGTGTTCGACCGCAAGGCCAGTGCCGATGAGCTGAATACGTTGTATGCGACGCGCCCAGAGGTGAACTCGGGCTGGGCGCTGGTTCTGACGCACGGCTTGTTGTACGTTGCCGCGGCGCTGCTGCTGCTATTGCTGTGGTTCTGGGTGCCGCGCCTGATCTGGGCCGACGAGATGATGGGCGTTCCTGACCGCAAGCAGCGGTGGCGCAGCGAACGCGCAGCCACCGAGACCGGCCTGCGCCCGGGAGTGAAAGCGGCATCCGCCGTGCAGGTTCGGTCCGCATCTCTTCCCGAAGGCTTCGCTCCGGAAACAGCGAATAGCAGCCCGTTACAACGTTCTGCCGCGCAGGTGACTCAAATCCAGTCCCGTGGCGAGTTCTCGCGAACGCGCCTCAATGTCGATCGTTAG
- a CDS encoding epoxyqueuosine reductase QueH translates to MSELPTLNLPDGHTRLLLHSCCAPCSGEVMETMVRSGIDFTIFFYNPNIHPRREYDLRKDENQRFADKHGIPVIDADYDMENWFERVKGMEHEPERGVRCTTCFEMRFERTALYAYENGFSLISSSLGISRWKNFRQVTDAGIRAAERYGNVAYWEYNWRKAGGADRMVEISKRENFYQQEYCGCAYSLRDTNLHRLKAGRDVIRIGEMYYGQPTPTE, encoded by the coding sequence ATGAGCGAGTTGCCCACATTGAACCTGCCGGACGGGCACACGCGGCTCCTGCTGCACTCCTGCTGCGCACCGTGTTCGGGCGAGGTGATGGAGACCATGGTGCGGTCCGGCATCGACTTCACAATCTTTTTCTATAACCCGAACATCCATCCGCGGCGCGAGTACGACCTGCGCAAGGACGAGAACCAGCGTTTTGCCGACAAGCATGGCATCCCGGTGATCGATGCCGACTATGACATGGAGAACTGGTTCGAGCGCGTAAAAGGCATGGAGCACGAACCGGAGCGCGGGGTTCGCTGCACGACCTGCTTTGAAATGCGCTTTGAACGGACGGCGCTGTACGCGTACGAGAACGGATTTTCGTTGATTAGCAGTTCTCTCGGCATCAGCCGTTGGAAGAACTTTCGCCAGGTGACGGACGCGGGGATCCGTGCGGCCGAACGCTACGGGAACGTGGCGTACTGGGAGTACAACTGGCGCAAGGCGGGCGGCGCCGATCGCATGGTTGAGATCAGCAAGCGCGAGAACTTCTACCAGCAGGAGTACTGCGGCTGCGCCTATTCGTTGCGCGACACCAACCTGCATCGCCTGAAGGCGGGCCGGGATGTGATCCGGATTGGTGAGATGTACTACGGCCAGCCGACGCCGACGGAGTAG
- a CDS encoding ThiF family adenylyltransferase — protein sequence MTQFAEDLLLPQAARPRDLRLAVVGTGALGSTLLQHLLQRKTRSVLLVDPETVEARNLPLSPLLQDSFADWLRHQPGSPLPNKAELLARAAQAQAGLPWRAIPRPIADVGWQDLSDIDLFCCCTDSVLSRAETAWIARSLSKPLLDAGVLGDGIPSGRVTLYPPTTSAACVLCGLAEQRRAEVLGYAASTSIGCQVPESVPAMTASLDTLQQVAAATATQIEVFASAPNLPATIAASSMRLSQSPGERWEAESFELARSLTCPWHEPPTATLRSLPWELPLAQALPGADWQLFLHWPVCTEASCSGCGTRTRPMQRVAQVRASACPACGTRRQQPLRAVHRICAQDTWAKFSPRQLGMPDRHLYWVRISALYRSNPEAAT from the coding sequence ATGACGCAATTCGCTGAAGATCTCCTTCTTCCCCAGGCAGCCCGCCCCCGCGATCTGCGGCTGGCGGTGGTCGGTACTGGCGCCTTGGGTTCCACGCTGCTCCAGCACCTCCTGCAGCGAAAGACCCGCTCCGTGCTTCTGGTCGACCCGGAAACCGTCGAAGCGCGAAACCTTCCTCTCAGTCCGCTGCTCCAGGACTCCTTCGCCGACTGGCTCCGGCACCAGCCCGGTTCGCCATTGCCCAATAAGGCAGAGCTGCTCGCCCGCGCGGCACAGGCGCAGGCCGGCCTGCCATGGCGGGCCATTCCGCGGCCGATCGCGGACGTCGGCTGGCAGGACCTGAGCGATATCGACCTGTTCTGCTGCTGCACCGACAGTGTGCTGTCCCGAGCTGAAACCGCCTGGATCGCACGCTCGCTCAGCAAACCGCTGCTGGACGCGGGTGTTCTTGGGGACGGCATCCCTTCGGGCCGGGTCACTCTGTATCCGCCCACGACTTCCGCGGCGTGTGTTTTGTGCGGTTTAGCGGAGCAACGGCGGGCGGAGGTCCTCGGCTATGCCGCGTCCACGTCAATCGGCTGCCAGGTGCCTGAGTCGGTGCCCGCGATGACCGCGTCGCTGGACACACTGCAGCAAGTCGCGGCCGCCACCGCCACTCAGATCGAGGTCTTCGCAAGCGCTCCAAACCTGCCCGCGACCATTGCAGCCAGTAGCATGCGTCTTTCGCAATCGCCCGGCGAACGGTGGGAGGCTGAATCTTTTGAACTTGCACGAAGCCTGACCTGCCCGTGGCATGAGCCGCCAACAGCCACCCTGCGCTCCCTGCCTTGGGAACTGCCACTCGCACAGGCCCTGCCCGGGGCCGACTGGCAGCTCTTCTTGCACTGGCCGGTGTGCACAGAGGCGTCGTGCTCCGGGTGCGGCACTCGAACCCGGCCCATGCAGCGGGTCGCCCAGGTGCGTGCATCGGCGTGCCCCGCCTGCGGCACCCGTAGGCAGCAGCCGCTCCGAGCCGTTCACCGCATCTGCGCCCAAGACACTTGGGCCAAGTTTTCGCCGCGGCAGCTTGGAATGCCCGACCGGCATCTCTACTGGGTGCGAATCTCTGCCCTGTACCGTTCGAACCCTGAGGCTGCAACATGA
- a CDS encoding ubiquitin-conjugating enzyme E2 variant yields the protein MFPATERRLAAEWSLLQQLSAANPGRITQLRREEDVFYLTLHGPAAVSIPGGQHGTALSVHDLRIEFPVHFPAVPMEMYLSVPVVHPNVHPETGFVCLWDRHRVSNTVEIAMHKVVAMLAGTLWNPQALHVMQPAAVPCTPSADPMLLQGVAYEPSLAHIPAQASRRKRLS from the coding sequence GTGTTTCCCGCAACGGAGCGCCGCCTCGCCGCGGAGTGGTCCCTTCTGCAGCAGCTTTCCGCGGCGAACCCCGGTCGCATCACCCAGCTTCGCCGCGAGGAAGACGTCTTTTACCTCACTCTGCACGGTCCGGCCGCGGTGTCCATCCCCGGCGGGCAGCACGGCACCGCTCTTTCCGTGCATGACCTCCGGATCGAGTTCCCGGTACACTTTCCGGCAGTTCCCATGGAGATGTATCTCAGCGTCCCTGTCGTTCACCCCAACGTGCACCCGGAAACCGGCTTTGTCTGCCTGTGGGATCGACACCGTGTCAGCAATACGGTTGAGATTGCCATGCACAAGGTAGTGGCGATGCTGGCAGGAACCCTATGGAACCCGCAGGCACTGCACGTGATGCAGCCTGCCGCCGTGCCCTGCACTCCATCGGCCGACCCCATGCTGCTCCAGGGCGTTGCTTACGAGCCCTCCTTGGCGCACATCCCCGCACAGGCTTCGCGCAGAAAGCGGCTCTCGTGA
- a CDS encoding LacI family DNA-binding transcriptional regulator codes for MAHTMHDVARRAGVSPATVSRVLSKNPYISAETTNRVLSAVKELHYHRNVHARRLAIGKSDLFGLVISEIANPFFSEIIRGFQSAAWDRGFDVLLLNTEYNPERTQSVVRKLIENDVRGVAVMTSSLDSDVIQTLTREGIAVVLSNLSAPDRLVSNITIDYGRGLSQAIEHIASLGHRRAAVIAGPPSNQTAANIATALVDGLKQRGLDPDPVTHSAYNVEAAAEAVKAIVSTKRTPTVIFCGSDLIAMGVMVALEQAGIDVPSEISVIGIDDIAFSYLVRPPLTTIRVPREDLGVTSFKALNKLLKQKRNRGDEYVIETELVIRKSTAAARTSLLRKKIEALKTGSKLQNL; via the coding sequence ATGGCTCACACCATGCACGACGTTGCCAGGCGCGCGGGCGTATCGCCGGCAACTGTATCGCGCGTGCTCAGCAAGAATCCCTACATCTCCGCGGAAACCACGAACCGCGTTCTGTCCGCGGTCAAGGAATTGCACTATCACCGCAACGTGCACGCACGGCGTCTGGCCATCGGTAAGAGCGACCTGTTCGGCCTCGTCATCTCTGAGATCGCAAATCCCTTCTTTTCGGAAATCATCCGTGGCTTTCAATCTGCTGCATGGGATCGCGGCTTCGATGTTCTGCTGCTCAACACCGAGTACAACCCGGAGCGCACGCAATCCGTGGTGCGCAAGCTGATCGAAAACGATGTGCGCGGCGTAGCCGTCATGACCTCGTCGCTCGACTCCGACGTGATCCAGACACTCACGCGCGAAGGCATCGCCGTCGTGCTCAGCAACCTGTCCGCCCCGGACCGTCTCGTCAGCAACATCACCATCGATTACGGACGCGGCCTGTCACAAGCGATCGAGCACATTGCGTCGCTCGGGCATCGCCGGGCAGCCGTGATCGCCGGGCCGCCCAGCAATCAAACTGCGGCCAACATTGCCACAGCGCTGGTCGACGGCCTGAAGCAGCGTGGTCTCGACCCCGACCCTGTGACCCACAGCGCCTACAACGTCGAGGCCGCCGCCGAAGCCGTCAAGGCGATCGTCTCCACCAAGCGCACGCCCACCGTCATCTTCTGCGGCAGCGACCTGATCGCCATGGGCGTCATGGTCGCGCTGGAGCAGGCTGGCATCGACGTTCCCAGTGAAATCTCCGTCATCGGCATCGACGACATCGCGTTCTCGTACCTGGTGCGGCCGCCTCTGACGACCATCCGCGTTCCTCGCGAAGATCTCGGCGTCACATCCTTCAAAGCTCTGAACAAGCTGTTGAAACAGAAGCGCAATCGGGGCGACGAGTACGTGATTGAAACGGAGCTGGTCATCCGCAAGTCCACCGCGGCCGCGCGAACGTCGCTTCTGCGCAAAAAGATCGAAGCGCTCAAAACAGGATCGAAGCTCCAGAACCTCTAA
- a CDS encoding FHA domain-containing protein, with the protein MAGGLLASLLSALIQIPLSSERSHLLPDTITFLLFGMTVSVLVYLHFDKVLLGRMRGSSVGWGLLYGGVAALVAAGLNYLLSAGIASGAPSLYRIAAWSLCFSVVALGLGLRWVRTNVARVFHTYAGGLLGGLLGGIVFVLFTPHLPAGVGMCGMMLAGAGMGFGAGIAPVLVRDGQLRFVSSGDARAQNKLGKNKTLWDLDVEESYTLGSAQTAQGGSKFQQGADICIPDSSIAPRHAVVFSKEGRYFIARHPDAGGPEGIAKYVLRVKGKTVVSSQELAPNDDVLIGRTALRFDSRKLGE; encoded by the coding sequence ATGGCAGGAGGGCTGTTGGCCAGCCTGCTGAGCGCGCTGATCCAGATACCGCTCAGTAGCGAGCGTTCTCACCTGCTGCCGGATACGATTACCTTCCTTTTGTTCGGCATGACCGTGTCGGTGCTGGTCTATCTCCACTTTGACAAAGTTTTGCTCGGCCGCATGCGCGGTTCGTCAGTTGGCTGGGGGCTGCTGTACGGCGGTGTAGCGGCGCTGGTAGCCGCGGGTTTGAATTACCTGCTTTCTGCGGGCATTGCTTCAGGAGCACCTTCGCTGTACCGCATTGCCGCGTGGTCCTTGTGTTTTTCCGTGGTGGCGCTGGGGCTGGGTTTGCGCTGGGTCAGGACCAACGTTGCCCGCGTTTTTCATACCTATGCCGGCGGTCTGCTGGGCGGCCTGTTAGGCGGCATTGTGTTTGTGCTGTTTACGCCGCACCTGCCAGCCGGCGTGGGCATGTGCGGCATGATGCTAGCCGGCGCCGGGATGGGCTTTGGTGCCGGGATCGCACCGGTGCTGGTGCGTGACGGGCAGTTGCGCTTTGTGAGTTCGGGCGACGCGCGGGCACAGAACAAATTGGGCAAGAACAAGACGCTGTGGGACCTGGACGTGGAAGAGTCGTACACGTTGGGCAGCGCGCAAACTGCACAGGGTGGAAGCAAGTTCCAGCAGGGCGCGGATATCTGCATCCCGGACAGTTCGATCGCACCCAGGCATGCGGTGGTCTTTTCCAAGGAGGGCCGCTACTTCATCGCGCGGCATCCGGACGCTGGTGGGCCGGAGGGCATCGCGAAGTATGTCCTGCGCGTGAAAGGCAAGACGGTTGTGAGCTCGCAGGAGCTGGCGCCCAACGATGACGTGTTGATCGGTCGCACAGCGCTGCGCTTCGACAGCAGAAAGCTGGGTGAGTGA
- a CDS encoding serine/threonine-protein kinase — MSEARTDTAEIGERLQVVLGSRFLLERPLAIGGMATIFLLRHRLHNGRFVAKVLHPELVDRAGVLRSFRLEARHAALLGDHPNAVPVFDFGELDGLFFMLMPYIPGQDLDEVLAHEGPLDREECLHMAAQLSSLLCHAESQGVVHCDLTPGNVRRDGFGQYRLLDLGISQLNGPQDRPFVGGTPLYSSPEQLRGDALDIRSDLYSLGAVLGEALSGTPLFQGSSMKEIRNRHLNGVWRMPAALSEEDPLARLLRTLLSVDPAGRPQSAYELSGILHACGSTRPEFRSGYGPGCGSTKATDPSSTSGPANSDAERGPSKPSAPPESAGQRRRLTTQVEVEAPRSS; from the coding sequence GTGAGCGAAGCGCGTACCGACACCGCCGAGATCGGCGAGCGTCTTCAAGTGGTGCTGGGCAGCCGTTTCCTGCTGGAGCGGCCGCTCGCCATCGGCGGCATGGCCACGATCTTCCTGCTGCGCCACCGGCTGCACAATGGCCGCTTCGTTGCTAAGGTGCTTCACCCGGAACTGGTCGACCGCGCGGGCGTACTTCGCAGCTTCCGGCTTGAGGCCAGGCACGCGGCCTTGCTGGGCGACCATCCCAACGCGGTTCCCGTCTTCGACTTTGGCGAGCTGGACGGCTTGTTCTTCATGCTCATGCCGTATATCCCCGGGCAGGACCTGGATGAGGTGCTGGCCCACGAGGGTCCTCTGGATCGGGAAGAGTGCCTGCACATGGCGGCGCAGCTGAGCAGCCTGCTGTGCCACGCCGAATCGCAGGGTGTCGTCCACTGCGATCTCACGCCCGGCAACGTTCGTCGCGACGGCTTCGGCCAGTACCGCCTGCTCGATCTCGGCATCTCCCAGCTCAACGGGCCACAGGACCGGCCGTTCGTCGGCGGCACACCCCTCTACAGCAGCCCGGAGCAACTGCGCGGCGACGCCTTGGATATTCGTAGCGACCTGTACTCGCTAGGAGCGGTGCTGGGCGAGGCGCTCAGCGGAACGCCGCTTTTTCAGGGCTCTTCGATGAAAGAGATTCGTAACCGGCACCTGAACGGCGTGTGGCGCATGCCAGCCGCACTGTCCGAAGAGGACCCGCTGGCGCGCCTCCTCCGTACGCTGCTGAGCGTCGATCCTGCAGGCCGCCCGCAAAGTGCGTACGAACTCAGCGGCATCCTGCATGCCTGCGGCTCAACGCGCCCCGAATTCCGCTCCGGCTACGGCCCCGGCTGTGGTTCTACGAAAGCGACAGATCCGTCCTCAACGAGCGGGCCGGCGAACAGCGACGCAGAGCGTGGGCCCTCAAAGCCGAGCGCGCCGCCCGAATCCGCAGGGCAGCGCCGCCGTCTCACCACTCAGGTCGAAGTCGAAGCTCCGCGCTCGTCCTGA
- a CDS encoding YML083C domain-containing protein: protein MADMRMDARMDGRSAGRNGTEGGARDRARDTLQLRSVNWEHGMLLTPDHFLRQEQYLEALNGWTTRFLLQGSGLVGGGVRLPEADLGTVRFDPEVSLNETADFLDISVDRARGVTPAGNVVDVDSAGTVSVRYGRDELAGVSEALIYVVVDVGSKEKRNGVVDEFNPQMRTERVPSYRVALQVTAAERAQSIVVGRLRRPAAGMAFEADPQFIPASMTVAAHSELMAGTRRILDATNRLAAGYAELHRAMREFMQIFTERGLETEVDRDSMVFAERMVLELQDTAYSLLDRTQSPQQFFGRVRRMLHSAAIYFDLAEGMQQYYNTLRETGESELVGLIELQKHTLQMGRTLQLDEDLGQEVRKALQSLGGLERLERALEGKYIDFRKSASLESTNFIFDRGGKQLYRLAARASRVQGIADEMTVFFSNLRLEGRDRYRLILVGERSTPWLRGTSIGAEVRINEGSGFRRESYILTGDVKLDEQYNIELDFEAPDVPTITDVRVTVPAYHTVRTALLFQRHRFYSGVRTETPEARTIDRESTPPPAEPSRNVPPRSGSFAEPARSAGYADPPRGFEGTGAAAEPASASRFSSPFPPQNGAPVRGSGGAGNGAGAPTAPPLSQPAWMPRETPNPAEPTDPERPRRRRLE from the coding sequence ATGGCCGACATGCGGATGGATGCGCGGATGGACGGACGCAGTGCAGGACGCAACGGCACGGAGGGCGGAGCCCGCGATCGCGCGCGCGACACGCTGCAGTTGCGGTCGGTGAACTGGGAGCATGGCATGCTGCTGACGCCGGATCACTTCCTGCGCCAGGAGCAATACCTGGAGGCGTTGAACGGCTGGACCACCCGCTTCCTGCTGCAGGGCAGCGGCCTAGTGGGCGGCGGCGTTCGCCTGCCTGAAGCCGACCTGGGAACGGTCCGATTCGATCCGGAGGTGTCGCTGAACGAGACGGCAGACTTCCTCGACATCTCGGTCGACCGGGCGCGCGGCGTGACGCCCGCTGGGAACGTAGTCGACGTGGACAGTGCTGGCACAGTCTCAGTTCGCTACGGACGCGATGAGTTGGCCGGAGTGTCCGAAGCTCTCATCTATGTCGTGGTCGATGTGGGCAGCAAAGAGAAGCGCAACGGTGTGGTGGATGAGTTCAATCCGCAGATGCGCACCGAGCGCGTGCCCAGCTATCGCGTGGCGTTGCAGGTGACTGCGGCGGAACGGGCGCAGAGCATCGTGGTTGGGCGTCTACGCCGGCCGGCTGCGGGCATGGCCTTTGAGGCCGATCCGCAGTTCATCCCCGCATCCATGACGGTGGCGGCGCACTCGGAACTGATGGCCGGCACGCGTCGCATCCTGGACGCGACCAACCGCCTGGCCGCCGGGTATGCGGAGCTGCATCGCGCGATGCGCGAGTTCATGCAGATCTTTACCGAACGCGGGCTGGAAACCGAGGTGGACCGCGACAGCATGGTCTTTGCAGAACGCATGGTGCTCGAACTGCAGGACACGGCATACTCGCTGCTGGACCGCACACAAAGTCCGCAGCAGTTCTTCGGGCGCGTTCGCCGCATGCTGCATTCCGCGGCGATCTACTTCGATCTGGCCGAGGGCATGCAGCAGTACTACAACACGCTGCGTGAGACCGGCGAAAGCGAACTGGTCGGCCTGATCGAGTTGCAAAAACACACGCTGCAGATGGGCCGTACGCTGCAACTGGACGAAGACCTGGGCCAGGAGGTGCGAAAGGCGCTGCAGTCGCTGGGTGGGCTGGAGCGGTTGGAGCGCGCGCTGGAAGGCAAGTACATCGACTTCCGCAAGAGCGCGTCGCTTGAGAGCACCAACTTCATCTTCGACCGCGGCGGCAAGCAGCTCTACCGACTGGCGGCGCGGGCCTCGCGCGTGCAGGGCATTGCGGACGAGATGACCGTGTTTTTCAGCAACCTGCGCCTGGAAGGCCGTGACCGCTACCGACTGATCCTGGTTGGGGAGCGATCTACGCCGTGGCTGCGCGGCACCTCGATCGGCGCGGAGGTCCGCATCAACGAGGGCTCCGGCTTCCGCCGCGAGAGCTACATCCTGACCGGCGACGTGAAGCTGGACGAGCAGTACAACATCGAGCTCGACTTTGAAGCGCCCGACGTTCCGACCATTACGGACGTGCGCGTAACCGTGCCCGCGTATCACACGGTGCGCACTGCCCTGCTTTTCCAGCGGCACCGCTTCTACAGCGGCGTGCGCACGGAGACGCCGGAGGCGCGCACGATCGACCGCGAAAGCACGCCGCCGCCAGCAGAGCCGTCCAGGAATGTTCCGCCCCGGAGCGGGTCGTTTGCGGAGCCAGCGCGTAGCGCCGGATACGCGGACCCTCCGCGCGGTTTTGAAGGAACAGGTGCCGCTGCGGAACCGGCCAGTGCTTCCAGGTTCTCGTCCCCGTTTCCACCGCAGAACGGTGCTCCTGTGCGTGGCTCGGGAGGCGCTGGCAACGGTGCAGGTGCGCCCACCGCGCCACCGCTTTCGCAGCCCGCATGGATGCCGCGCGAGACGCCCAACCCTGCGGAACCAACCGATCCGGAACGACCGCGCCGCCGCAGGCTGGAGTAG
- a CDS encoding type VI secretion system contractile sheath small subunit: MPLVKVVRKGVTAAVRKVPTSTAAAMLPMTLDRVGAEAASESEDLKKVEDLADAFRQFQPKLKFQGYAGPEQAEFRADFEFRSIKDFDPENLQKRQEVKDADGETHFLRNDLADLKTNIDLLYRLKDRWKLPAVRRAWGNAAQRQEIVEALGKLRSELERVAEGEK; encoded by the coding sequence ATGCCTCTGGTCAAAGTTGTTCGCAAGGGTGTAACCGCAGCGGTTCGCAAGGTGCCCACCTCTACCGCGGCAGCCATGCTGCCCATGACGCTGGATCGCGTGGGCGCCGAGGCGGCCTCTGAATCGGAAGACCTGAAAAAGGTAGAGGACCTGGCCGATGCGTTTCGCCAGTTCCAGCCGAAGCTGAAGTTCCAGGGCTACGCTGGGCCGGAGCAGGCGGAGTTCCGCGCCGACTTCGAGTTTCGGTCCATCAAGGACTTCGATCCGGAGAACCTGCAGAAGCGGCAGGAGGTGAAGGACGCCGACGGCGAAACGCACTTCCTGCGCAACGACCTGGCCGACCTGAAGACGAACATCGACCTTCTCTACCGCTTGAAAGACCGGTGGAAGCTGCCGGCCGTGCGCCGCGCCTGGGGCAATGCCGCACAGCGGCAGGAGATTGTGGAAGCACTTGGAAAGCTGCGCAGCGAACTTGAGCGCGTTGCGGAAGGGGAAAAGTAA
- a CDS encoding type VI secretion system baseplate subunit TssG translates to MEQLIAESKLDSTPVPWPAMPALALGKHSHHHTIHSALATLEALGVGAHRISVERTGREAVEAGTVVRQEPAPGTPLRPHTAVRLRVAGLGFSHALPVGMWDSGGEREMGTRELLEGLDDPLEKLKHWFHEGAPLFRISPDDPTACARWLRLFGVEPQEWPRSLWYTLATLVAKLPLLSCTEQGCAFVLKTVLGLPVEQFRYRQNWSALPGEMRSGLGKRSSRLGVDLLLGDTVEEPATLEIHLGPLALDRYEYFAETAEGKQILRRLLEWIVPVSTRTELRWSVLDRNRAPQLGVRDGNSRLGINTHMGGRLGEQQPQTWFAESDSAVDVQDLEATQDREQPSAGVLQL, encoded by the coding sequence ATGGAACAGTTGATCGCCGAGTCGAAGCTGGACAGTACTCCAGTGCCCTGGCCCGCGATGCCTGCGCTGGCGCTGGGCAAACATTCGCACCATCACACGATCCATTCCGCGCTGGCCACGCTGGAGGCGTTGGGAGTGGGAGCACACCGCATCTCGGTAGAGCGCACCGGCCGTGAAGCGGTAGAGGCGGGCACCGTGGTGCGCCAGGAACCCGCCCCCGGCACGCCGTTGCGGCCTCACACGGCGGTGCGTCTGCGCGTGGCAGGGCTGGGCTTTTCGCACGCGCTGCCCGTCGGCATGTGGGATTCAGGCGGCGAACGCGAGATGGGCACGCGGGAGTTGCTGGAGGGTCTGGACGACCCGCTGGAAAAGCTGAAGCACTGGTTCCATGAAGGTGCACCGCTGTTCCGCATTTCTCCGGATGACCCGACGGCATGCGCGCGCTGGCTGCGCCTGTTTGGGGTAGAACCGCAGGAGTGGCCGCGCAGTCTCTGGTACACACTGGCAACGCTGGTCGCCAAGCTGCCGCTGCTCTCGTGTACGGAACAGGGCTGCGCATTTGTGCTCAAAACCGTGCTGGGGCTGCCGGTGGAACAGTTCCGCTATCGGCAGAACTGGTCGGCACTGCCGGGCGAGATGCGTTCGGGCCTTGGCAAGCGTTCGTCGCGGTTGGGCGTCGATCTGTTGCTGGGCGACACGGTCGAAGAGCCGGCGACACTAGAGATCCATCTCGGCCCCTTGGCTCTGGATCGCTATGAGTACTTCGCCGAAACGGCGGAAGGCAAACAGATCCTGCGACGTTTGCTGGAGTGGATCGTGCCGGTGAGCACCAGGACCGAACTTCGCTGGTCGGTGCTGGACCGGAATCGCGCTCCACAACTGGGTGTTCGCGATGGAAACAGTCGTCTGGGCATCAACACGCACATGGGCGGGCGCTTGGGTGAGCAGCAGCCGCAGACCTGGTTTGCCGAGAGCGACAGCGCTGTGGACGTGCAAGATCTGGAAGCAACGCAGGACCGAGAGCAACCCAGCGCGGGTGTGCTGCAACTTTGA